In Fortiea contorta PCC 7126, one genomic interval encodes:
- a CDS encoding BlaI/MecI/CopY family transcriptional regulator, translating into MAPLPDYRPKQLSVGPLEAEILQIIWDLGSATVKDVHDRILADPNRELAYTSVTTVLRRLTDKGWLICDKKGRAFYWRPRLTKQQADVIKAHEQLQRFLAVGNPDVIAAFADSLDAAASEQIEAIAKRIQAARQAREEK; encoded by the coding sequence ATGGCTCCTTTACCTGACTACCGTCCTAAACAACTATCTGTTGGCCCCTTGGAAGCAGAAATTTTGCAGATTATCTGGGATTTGGGTTCGGCGACTGTGAAGGATGTACATGATCGCATTTTGGCTGATCCTAACCGTGAATTAGCTTATACTTCAGTTACCACCGTTTTGCGTCGCTTAACTGATAAAGGTTGGTTAATCTGCGATAAAAAAGGGCGGGCTTTCTATTGGCGACCACGGTTGACAAAGCAGCAGGCAGATGTAATCAAAGCACATGAGCAGTTGCAGCGATTTCTAGCGGTAGGTAATCCTGATGTGATTGCTGCTTTTGCAGATAGTTTGGATGCTGCAGCCAGTGAGCAAATAGAAGCGATCGCTAAACGCATTCAAGCTGCACGACAAGCCAGGGAGGAAAAATAA